Proteins from one Phyllobacterium zundukense genomic window:
- a CDS encoding ArsR/SmtB family transcription factor yields the protein MNELQALDAFASLSQETRLRIVRLLVIAGPDGMPAGAVGNAMGASSSKISFHLSHLERAGLIQSRREARSIIYSAVYPALSGLIEFLMKDCCQGRCDPAADTCTQTCEA from the coding sequence ATGAACGAATTGCAAGCTCTCGATGCATTTGCATCGCTCTCCCAGGAAACCCGGCTCCGCATTGTCCGTCTGCTCGTCATAGCCGGACCAGATGGCATGCCGGCCGGCGCTGTCGGCAACGCCATGGGGGCGTCCTCGTCGAAGATATCCTTCCATCTCAGCCATCTCGAGCGGGCGGGGCTTATACAATCGCGTCGTGAGGCGCGTTCGATCATCTATAGTGCTGTCTATCCCGCGCTTTCCGGTTTGATCGAGTTCCTGATGAAGGACTGCTGCCAGGGACGCTGTGATCCTGCTGCCGACACCTGCACCCAAACCTGCGAGGCGTAG
- a CDS encoding DUF6428 family protein, translating into MDTITSPVLIEFYGDGTLAGMLAAMEPHADKSFVIEYGGRTIQSGYHVTEVRAGSFVTLDCGGNPDQWHETILQVEDLPSQSGRDFMKVSKFRGILTQVANQIELDAGARLTFEVGTPDTPMQVFDISTLAIESDRIVLALVARPAICKPRHRRQKRRSLYRVLAQPRKARHVAPERLDDLT; encoded by the coding sequence ATGGACACGATAACCAGCCCGGTTCTCATTGAATTTTACGGCGACGGAACCCTTGCCGGGATGCTTGCCGCAATGGAACCACACGCCGACAAATCATTCGTCATCGAGTATGGCGGGCGCACCATCCAATCCGGCTATCATGTTACAGAAGTCAGGGCTGGGTCCTTCGTCACGCTCGATTGCGGTGGCAATCCTGATCAATGGCACGAAACCATTCTCCAGGTGGAAGACCTGCCCTCGCAAAGCGGTCGTGATTTCATGAAAGTGAGCAAATTCCGCGGGATATTAACTCAGGTCGCGAACCAGATCGAACTTGACGCCGGCGCTCGCCTGACATTTGAGGTGGGAACGCCTGACACGCCCATGCAGGTTTTTGATATCAGCACGCTGGCGATCGAGTCCGACCGCATTGTGCTAGCCCTTGTCGCACGTCCTGCTATCTGCAAGCCGAGGCATCGCCGGCAAAAGAGGCGGTCGCTGTATCGTGTTCTGGCTCAGCCGCGAAAAGCGCGGCATGTTGCCCCTGAGCGCCTTGACGATTTGACATAA
- a CDS encoding ArsR/SmtB family transcription factor yields MEKNDAIDAFSAIAQPTRMDAFKLIVMHEPDGIAAGEVSRILDVPQNTMSAHLAILSRAGLISSERQSRSIIYRARFENLREAIKYLLKDCCAGHPDICAPLLADIVPCCPPKENFNA; encoded by the coding sequence ATGGAAAAGAATGATGCCATCGACGCCTTTTCGGCCATTGCGCAGCCAACGCGCATGGACGCGTTCAAGCTCATCGTCATGCACGAGCCCGATGGTATCGCGGCTGGCGAGGTTTCCCGCATCCTCGACGTTCCGCAGAACACGATGTCAGCCCATCTGGCGATCCTGTCGCGCGCCGGGCTGATTTCCTCCGAGCGGCAAAGCCGTTCCATCATTTATCGCGCCAGGTTCGAGAACCTGCGTGAAGCAATCAAATACCTTTTGAAGGATTGCTGCGCTGGCCACCCGGACATCTGCGCGCCATTGCTTGCCGACATCGTTCCGTGCTGCCCGCCGAAGGAGAACTTCAATGCATGA
- a CDS encoding MIP/aquaporin family protein — MTPDLCRRLAAEALGTAMLVATVVGSGIMADRLTNDVALSLLGNTIPTGAILVVLITILGPISGAHFNPAVTMVFALRREIAANAALLYIIAQIAGGVAGSLIAHAMFELPIIEISATVRTGTGQWIAEVVAAFGLVFTILAGLRFRPDAIPWLVGLYITAAYWFTASTSFANPAVAIARALSNTFAGIRPVDLPGFIIAEILGALLAMALASWMLAEEAPAPQALNKLKGAEQP; from the coding sequence GTGACGCCTGACCTGTGCCGCCGCCTCGCCGCAGAAGCGCTGGGCACGGCGATGCTCGTTGCGACCGTCGTCGGTTCGGGGATCATGGCCGACCGGCTGACGAACGATGTGGCGCTTTCGCTCCTTGGCAATACGATCCCCACCGGTGCGATCCTGGTGGTGCTGATCACCATCCTTGGACCGATTTCGGGTGCACACTTCAATCCGGCGGTGACGATGGTCTTCGCGCTTCGGCGGGAGATCGCGGCGAATGCAGCGCTTCTCTACATCATTGCGCAGATCGCGGGCGGTGTAGCCGGATCGCTGATAGCCCACGCTATGTTCGAGCTTCCGATCATCGAGATTTCGGCGACAGTTCGCACCGGGACGGGACAGTGGATTGCGGAAGTCGTAGCCGCTTTCGGTCTCGTCTTTACGATCCTTGCGGGCCTTCGCTTTCGGCCGGATGCAATTCCCTGGCTGGTCGGACTCTATATCACCGCCGCCTACTGGTTCACCGCCTCGACATCGTTTGCCAATCCAGCCGTCGCGATCGCGCGAGCCCTGTCGAATACCTTCGCAGGTATCCGGCCCGTCGATTTACCCGGCTTTATCATCGCAGAGATACTCGGGGCATTGCTTGCAATGGCGCTGGCAAGCTGGATGCTGGCGGAAGAGGCTCCCGCGCCCCAGGCGCTCAACAAATTGAAAGGTGCTGAACAGCCATGA
- the arsC gene encoding arsenate reductase (glutaredoxin) (This arsenate reductase requires both glutathione and glutaredoxin to convert arsenate to arsenite, after which the efflux transporter formed by ArsA and ArsB can extrude the arsenite from the cell, providing resistance.), translating into MTVTIYHNPSCGTSRNTLALIRNAGIEPTIIEYLKSPPARQELKDLIRRAGLTVREAIREKGTPYAELGLDNPSLTDEQLLDAMEAHPVLINRPFVVSDLGVRLSRPSEVVLDILPNPQKAPFAKEDGEVVIDAEGKRVV; encoded by the coding sequence ATGACCGTCACCATCTACCACAATCCGTCGTGCGGCACGTCGCGCAACACGCTGGCTCTCATCCGAAACGCGGGCATCGAGCCGACGATCATCGAATATCTGAAGTCGCCACCCGCTCGACAGGAGCTCAAGGACTTGATCCGGAGAGCCGGCCTGACGGTTCGCGAGGCCATACGCGAAAAAGGCACCCCATACGCCGAACTCGGTCTCGATAACCCGTCGTTGACCGACGAGCAGTTGCTCGACGCGATGGAGGCGCATCCAGTTTTGATCAATCGCCCCTTTGTTGTAAGCGATTTGGGCGTACGTTTAAGCCGGCCATCGGAGGTCGTCCTCGACATTCTGCCAAACCCGCAAAAGGCACCATTTGCGAAAGAAGACGGTGAGGTCGTCATCGATGCCGAAGGAAAGCGTGTTGTCTGA
- the arsH gene encoding arsenical resistance protein ArsH, whose protein sequence is MLSDLPNILPDALHIPEPSKLSAPRSTHRPRILLLHGSLRKVSYSRLLTQEAVRLLEHFGAETRIYDPAGLPLPDDAPIDHPKVQELRDLSLWSEGQVWTSPERHGAMTGVMKSQIDWIPLAMGAIRPTQGRTLAVMQVSGGSQSFNAVNQMRVLGRWMRMITIPNQSSVAKAYQEFDEHGHMKPSAYYDRVVDVMEELVKFTLLTRDVSGYLTDRYSERKESAVAFEKRANLKNAV, encoded by the coding sequence GTGTTGTCTGATCTGCCTAATATTCTTCCCGACGCGCTGCACATCCCGGAGCCTTCGAAGCTCTCTGCTCCGCGATCCACCCATCGTCCGCGGATCTTGCTGCTCCACGGCTCGTTGCGGAAAGTCTCCTACAGCCGTCTTCTCACGCAGGAGGCGGTGCGACTGCTCGAGCATTTCGGGGCGGAAACCCGCATCTACGATCCAGCCGGATTGCCGCTGCCTGACGATGCACCGATTGACCATCCAAAGGTGCAGGAACTGCGCGATCTCTCTCTGTGGTCGGAGGGCCAGGTGTGGACAAGCCCCGAGCGGCACGGTGCGATGACCGGCGTTATGAAGTCACAGATCGACTGGATACCATTGGCAATGGGAGCGATTCGCCCAACCCAGGGGCGGACGCTTGCCGTCATGCAGGTGTCAGGCGGTTCGCAGTCGTTCAACGCAGTCAACCAGATGCGCGTGCTCGGGCGCTGGATGCGCATGATCACCATCCCTAACCAGTCGTCGGTTGCCAAAGCCTATCAGGAGTTCGACGAGCACGGCCATATGAAGCCGTCCGCCTATTATGACCGCGTCGTTGACGTGATGGAAGAACTCGTCAAGTTCACGCTGCTGACGCGTGATGTTTCGGGATATCTCACCGACCGTTACAGCGAGCGCAAGGAAAGCGCGGTCGCATTTGAAAAGCGTGCCAATCTCAAGAATGCTGTTTGA
- a CDS encoding dihydrofolate reductase: MISFVVAIAENGVIGRENGLPWRLSSDLKRFKATTMGKPIIMGRKTWDSLGRPLPGRTNIVITRDPAFSVEGVIAARSIDQALMIAGSHAGADKVDEICIIGGGDIFRQTLNRADRLYVTWVLAEVEGDVVFPPIDPKVWTEISSEDFPAGEKDNYATRFAIYERG; this comes from the coding sequence ATGATCAGTTTTGTTGTTGCGATTGCCGAAAATGGCGTGATCGGCCGTGAGAATGGTTTGCCATGGCGGCTGTCCTCGGATCTGAAGCGATTCAAGGCGACCACCATGGGCAAGCCCATCATCATGGGGCGCAAGACATGGGATTCGCTCGGGCGGCCGCTGCCGGGCCGTACCAACATCGTCATCACGCGCGATCCTGCCTTTTCCGTTGAAGGTGTCATCGCCGCCCGGTCCATCGATCAGGCGCTGATGATTGCAGGGAGCCATGCCGGTGCCGACAAGGTCGACGAGATTTGCATTATCGGCGGCGGCGATATTTTTCGGCAGACCTTGAACCGCGCCGACCGGCTTTATGTCACCTGGGTTCTAGCTGAAGTCGAAGGCGATGTCGTTTTCCCTCCCATCGATCCCAAGGTATGGACCGAGATTTCCAGCGAGGATTTCCCGGCAGGTGAAAAAGACAACTATGCAACACGGTTCGCCATCTACGAACGCGGCTGA
- the hflC gene encoding protease modulator HflC encodes MNQNRVPLLVGLIAFIALLAYSSLFVVRAGQQAIVLRFGEIVDVKADPGIYFKWPFGFLEADNVQMIEDRLLSFELDNIRVQVSGGKFYEVDAFLVYQITDPRKFRQTVSGDITLAEARLRTRLDAALRGVYGLRGFEAALSDERAGMMNEVREQLRPDAESLGLQITDVRIRRTDLTQEVSQQTFDRMKAERLAEAERLRARGREAAQRIKAIADRQVVEIIAEARKESEIARGQGEGERSRIFADVFSKDPDFFAFYRSMTAYGTALDNTGTTMVISPNSEFFRYFQDSNGGLPPVSGPTPPAGATPPAPAAPAPQ; translated from the coding sequence ATGAACCAGAATCGTGTTCCGCTTCTCGTTGGCCTAATCGCCTTCATCGCCTTGTTGGCCTATTCGTCGCTTTTCGTCGTCAGGGCCGGCCAGCAGGCCATCGTCCTGAGGTTCGGTGAGATCGTCGACGTGAAGGCCGATCCCGGCATTTATTTCAAGTGGCCTTTCGGCTTTCTTGAGGCCGACAATGTCCAGATGATCGAAGATCGTCTCCTGAGCTTCGAACTCGACAATATCCGTGTTCAGGTTTCAGGCGGCAAGTTCTACGAGGTCGATGCGTTCCTCGTCTACCAGATCACGGATCCGCGCAAGTTCCGTCAGACCGTATCGGGCGATATAACCTTGGCGGAAGCCCGGTTGCGTACGCGTCTCGATGCGGCGTTGCGTGGTGTCTATGGCTTGCGCGGCTTTGAAGCCGCCCTGTCGGACGAGCGCGCCGGCATGATGAACGAAGTGCGCGAGCAATTGCGTCCTGATGCGGAATCGCTCGGCCTGCAGATCACCGACGTGCGTATCCGCCGGACGGACCTCACGCAGGAAGTGTCACAGCAGACCTTCGACCGCATGAAGGCAGAGCGTCTGGCGGAAGCCGAGCGCCTGCGCGCCCGCGGCCGTGAAGCAGCACAGCGTATCAAGGCCATCGCCGATCGCCAGGTTGTCGAAATCATCGCGGAAGCACGCAAGGAATCGGAAATTGCCCGAGGTCAGGGTGAAGGCGAGCGCAGCCGTATCTTTGCCGATGTCTTCTCCAAGGATCCGGATTTCTTCGCGTTCTACCGCTCGATGACCGCCTATGGCACGGCGCTGGATAATACGGGAACGACGATGGTGATTTCACCCAATTCCGAGTTCTTCCGCTATTTCCAGGATTCGAATGGCGGCCTGCCTCCGGTCAGCGGTCCGACGCCGCCCGCCGGTGCAACGCCACCGGCTCCCGCCGCTCCCGCCCCTCAATAG
- a CDS encoding DUF2065 domain-containing protein, whose amino-acid sequence MVDFIDAVGLFLVFEGLLYGLFPLVAKRVARDVSEQPDGFLRIAGVASVAIGVGVVWLARG is encoded by the coding sequence ATGGTTGATTTCATTGATGCCGTAGGGCTGTTCCTCGTATTCGAGGGGCTGCTCTACGGCCTTTTCCCGCTCGTTGCAAAACGCGTTGCCCGCGATGTCAGCGAACAGCCGGATGGCTTCCTGCGCATCGCCGGCGTCGCTTCCGTCGCCATCGGCGTAGGGGTGGTGTGGCTCGCTCGGGGGTAG
- a CDS encoding DegQ family serine endoprotease encodes MFFKTGRLALRSATAATALIALAATSLNPALVGAARAQVQAPVVPNSQQPRAQGPASVADLAAGLLDAVVNISTSQTVKGQDGESGPVPMPKVPDGSPFQEFFDEYFGKQNPGESNPSRKVQSLGSGFVVDAAEGIVVTNNHVIADADEIEVNFNDGSKLKATLVGKDTKTDLAVLKVDPKKHKLVAVQFGDSSKTRIGDWVMAIGNPFGLGGTVTVGIVSARNRDINSGPYDNFIQTDAAINRGNSGGPLFDMYGQVIGINTAIISPTGGSIGIGFAIPAELASGVIAQIRQFGEARRGWLGVRIQPVTDDIAESLGMTSSKGALVAGIIEGGPVANGSILPGDVITRFDGRDVNNVKDLPRVVAESPIGKEVDVVVVRKGKEQTVKVTLGRLEDGEKADAKKDDQTTGEDGAAQNVDVLGMSLGKLDEATRKTFGIAKEVEGVLVTEVQNGSIAANKRIAAGDVIVDIAQETVSTPEDVAARIEKLRDEGRKNALLMLASKTGELRFVTLQMD; translated from the coding sequence ATGTTTTTCAAGACTGGTCGCCTCGCTCTCCGTTCCGCAACCGCGGCTACCGCGCTGATTGCGCTGGCTGCGACAAGCCTCAACCCGGCCTTGGTCGGCGCCGCCCGGGCGCAGGTGCAGGCGCCCGTCGTGCCGAACAGTCAGCAGCCTCGAGCACAGGGGCCGGCCTCCGTTGCCGACCTTGCTGCGGGCCTGCTCGATGCCGTGGTCAATATCTCGACCTCGCAGACGGTCAAGGGACAGGATGGGGAATCCGGGCCGGTGCCGATGCCGAAGGTGCCGGATGGCTCGCCTTTCCAGGAATTCTTCGACGAATATTTCGGCAAGCAGAATCCCGGCGAGAGCAATCCTTCGCGCAAGGTCCAGTCGCTCGGTTCGGGGTTCGTGGTCGACGCGGCCGAGGGCATCGTCGTCACGAACAATCACGTGATTGCCGATGCCGACGAGATCGAAGTCAACTTCAATGACGGTTCCAAGCTGAAGGCGACGCTTGTCGGCAAGGATACCAAGACCGATCTTGCCGTGCTCAAGGTCGATCCGAAAAAGCACAAGCTGGTTGCGGTCCAGTTCGGCGATTCATCGAAGACGCGTATCGGCGATTGGGTGATGGCCATCGGCAACCCCTTTGGTCTCGGTGGGACCGTAACCGTCGGTATCGTCTCGGCACGCAACCGCGATATCAATTCCGGTCCCTACGACAATTTCATCCAGACCGACGCTGCGATCAACCGCGGTAATTCCGGCGGGCCGCTGTTCGATATGTATGGTCAGGTCATCGGTATCAATACCGCTATCATTTCGCCGACCGGCGGATCGATCGGTATCGGTTTCGCCATTCCGGCCGAGCTTGCATCCGGCGTCATCGCGCAAATCCGCCAGTTTGGCGAGGCACGTCGTGGCTGGCTTGGCGTGCGCATCCAGCCCGTGACTGACGATATAGCCGAAAGCCTCGGCATGACCTCCAGCAAGGGCGCGCTGGTTGCCGGGATCATCGAAGGCGGCCCGGTCGCCAATGGTTCGATACTGCCCGGTGATGTGATCACGCGTTTCGATGGCAGGGATGTCAACAATGTAAAGGACCTTCCACGTGTGGTGGCGGAAAGCCCCATCGGCAAGGAAGTCGATGTCGTCGTTGTCCGCAAGGGCAAGGAGCAGACTGTCAAGGTCACGCTCGGCCGTCTGGAAGATGGTGAGAAGGCGGACGCCAAGAAGGACGACCAGACAACCGGCGAGGACGGCGCCGCCCAGAACGTGGACGTGCTCGGCATGAGCCTTGGAAAACTCGACGAGGCCACGCGCAAGACCTTCGGCATCGCCAAGGAGGTCGAGGGCGTGCTCGTGACCGAGGTGCAGAATGGATCGATCGCAGCCAACAAGCGGATCGCGGCCGGTGATGTCATCGTCGACATCGCACAGGAGACCGTCTCGACGCCTGAGGATGTAGCGGCGCGGATCGAAAAACTTCGCGACGAGGGCCGCAAGAATGCGCTGCTGATGCTGGCGTCAAAAACCGGCGAGCTGCGGTTTGTCACGCTTCAAATGGACTGA
- the miaA gene encoding tRNA (adenosine(37)-N6)-dimethylallyltransferase MiaA, with product MAKRQIILIAGPTASGKSALALRLADETRGVIVNTDSMQVYDVLNLLTARPGPDDLKAAPHYLYGHVSPSIAYSTGRWLADAEDVLNRPELAEKTMIFAGGTGLYFRALLGGLSAMPDIPADIRAHWRQQDAKLGTGELHAILTGKDPLAASILRPTDGQRIVRALEVIDASGRSIVEWQKATGRSLIDSGAARKIVIEPDRKWLGARIASRFETMMKTGALDEVKALLSLGLSSELPAMRAIGVREIAEVLADRLTVEDAAELATIATRQYAKRQMTWFRNQLGDDWERVSYP from the coding sequence GTGGCGAAAAGACAGATAATCCTGATAGCTGGACCGACGGCAAGCGGCAAGTCGGCGCTTGCGCTTCGTTTGGCTGACGAAACACGCGGTGTGATCGTCAATACGGATTCAATGCAGGTCTATGATGTCCTCAATCTCTTGACCGCGCGGCCAGGTCCGGACGATCTCAAAGCCGCACCGCATTATCTCTACGGGCATGTTTCGCCGAGCATCGCCTACTCGACCGGTCGCTGGCTCGCGGATGCCGAAGACGTTCTGAATAGGCCAGAACTAGCTGAAAAGACTATGATTTTTGCTGGTGGTACCGGGCTGTATTTTCGTGCACTTCTCGGAGGGCTATCGGCAATGCCTGATATTCCGGCAGACATCCGGGCGCATTGGCGTCAGCAGGATGCGAAGCTCGGCACAGGGGAATTGCACGCGATTCTCACCGGGAAAGACCCCTTGGCCGCGTCTATCTTGCGCCCGACCGATGGCCAGCGGATTGTAAGAGCGCTCGAAGTCATCGATGCGTCGGGCCGGTCCATCGTCGAATGGCAGAAGGCAACCGGCAGATCGCTGATTGACTCTGGAGCTGCGCGCAAGATTGTTATCGAGCCGGATCGGAAATGGCTTGGCGCCCGCATCGCATCGCGCTTTGAAACGATGATGAAAACTGGCGCCCTCGACGAGGTCAAGGCATTGCTATCATTGGGACTTTCGAGTGAACTCCCTGCCATGAGGGCGATCGGAGTGCGCGAAATTGCCGAGGTTCTTGCCGATCGGCTGACTGTAGAGGACGCCGCAGAACTCGCGACAATAGCTACCCGTCAATATGCAAAGCGACAGATGACATGGTTCCGCAACCAGCTCGGCGACGACTGGGAGAGGGTGTCCTATCCTTGA
- a CDS encoding ATP-binding protein, which yields MNAEALPAEQPRPFVRNRTDGHVIECNGEKAVIYALTGPSVAASDDYWTVGQLISIQVGNSRVVGLVYEVNAYEAQWVVEADQSIRIHVELIGQVNEHNDGSLTFSSGIANYPHMGAVAHRIRATDLAIIYTASLKNTVSIGHLSQNASIPALISIDSLVSRHFAVLGSTGVGKSSAVSLLLRKIIAQRPDLRVLILDPHNEFASAFPDHSISIDYNTLELPYWLFRLEEFAEAVFRGRPMVPAEVDALRDLIPIARERFASSEAMTAASLLKKDRDYSSMTADTPTPYRIADLTKLIDERIGQLEGKTDRPIMKALRQRLQALVADPRYRFMFSAPTTMDKMRQTIGHIFRIPKNDRPICVFQLAGLPSEVVNSVASVLCRMAFDLAVSSDGRAQTLVVCEEAHRYIPADANAGFWPTRQAIARIAKEGRKYGVYLAVITQRPGELDATILSQCSTVFAMRLGNERDQEIIRGAITGASQSTIGFLSSIANREAIAFGEAVPTPMRMMFETIAPDQLPAAHMTKSQQSVRLGDSHLSLDTILMRMRQLNAAESTSSQDDAFDMVDSINQPVASQRHTVPLAQEPVRTQWRNIDAAIRKEEPPKSQPEGTDRLRASDLIRTFRNDKT from the coding sequence ATGAACGCTGAAGCCTTGCCGGCTGAACAACCCAGGCCCTTTGTTCGCAATCGAACCGACGGGCATGTCATCGAATGCAACGGCGAAAAAGCCGTCATTTACGCGTTGACCGGGCCGTCCGTCGCAGCATCGGATGACTACTGGACGGTCGGCCAGCTGATTTCCATTCAGGTCGGAAACAGCCGTGTGGTTGGGCTCGTCTATGAAGTCAACGCCTATGAAGCGCAATGGGTCGTCGAAGCCGACCAGAGCATTCGCATCCATGTCGAGCTTATCGGACAGGTCAACGAGCACAATGATGGTTCGTTGACCTTTTCATCCGGCATCGCGAATTATCCTCACATGGGCGCCGTAGCGCATCGGATTCGCGCGACAGATCTGGCAATTATCTACACAGCGAGCCTGAAGAACACCGTATCGATCGGGCATCTGTCGCAAAATGCATCGATCCCGGCATTGATATCGATCGACAGCCTGGTTTCGCGACACTTTGCCGTCCTTGGCAGCACTGGCGTAGGCAAATCGAGCGCTGTTTCCCTGCTTTTGCGCAAGATTATCGCGCAGCGACCCGATCTACGCGTACTGATCCTTGATCCTCACAACGAATTTGCCAGCGCCTTTCCGGATCACTCGATCTCGATCGATTATAATACTTTGGAGTTGCCCTATTGGCTGTTCAGGCTGGAAGAGTTTGCTGAGGCTGTCTTCCGCGGCAGGCCGATGGTGCCGGCCGAGGTTGATGCCTTGCGCGATCTGATCCCGATTGCACGGGAGCGCTTTGCCAGTTCCGAAGCGATGACCGCCGCGTCGCTCCTAAAAAAAGACCGCGACTATTCGTCGATGACGGCCGATACCCCGACACCATATCGTATCGCTGATCTTACCAAGCTGATCGATGAGCGCATCGGCCAGTTGGAAGGCAAGACGGATCGGCCGATCATGAAGGCACTGCGGCAGCGTTTGCAAGCGCTGGTTGCCGACCCCCGCTACCGTTTCATGTTTTCGGCCCCGACGACGATGGACAAGATGCGCCAGACGATTGGCCACATTTTCCGCATACCCAAGAACGATCGCCCAATTTGCGTCTTTCAATTGGCTGGACTGCCATCGGAAGTGGTGAATTCCGTTGCGTCGGTACTCTGCCGCATGGCTTTCGACCTCGCGGTGTCGAGCGACGGCCGCGCACAGACGCTCGTCGTCTGCGAGGAAGCGCATCGTTACATTCCGGCCGATGCCAATGCGGGTTTCTGGCCGACGCGTCAGGCGATTGCCCGCATTGCCAAGGAGGGCCGCAAATATGGCGTCTATCTAGCTGTCATCACGCAGCGTCCGGGCGAACTCGATGCGACCATTCTTTCCCAATGCAGCACCGTGTTTGCCATGCGCCTTGGAAATGAGCGCGATCAGGAGATCATACGGGGCGCCATTACCGGCGCATCGCAAAGCACGATTGGATTTCTGTCGTCGATTGCCAATCGAGAAGCGATCGCGTTTGGCGAGGCCGTTCCGACGCCGATGCGCATGATGTTCGAGACAATTGCGCCTGACCAACTGCCGGCCGCACATATGACGAAAAGCCAGCAATCCGTGCGGCTTGGCGATTCTCACCTCTCTCTCGACACGATCTTGATGCGAATGCGTCAGCTCAACGCGGCGGAAAGCACAAGCAGTCAGGATGATGCATTCGATATGGTCGACAGTATCAACCAGCCTGTCGCGAGCCAGAGGCACACGGTGCCGTTGGCTCAGGAGCCTGTAAGGACCCAGTGGCGCAATATCGACGCGGCGATCCGCAAAGAGGAACCACCCAAGTCGCAACCCGAAGGTACTGACCGGTTGCGCGCGAGCGACCTGATCCGTACGTTTCGCAACGACAAGACCTAG